Sequence from the Terriglobales bacterium genome:
TCGGCGCAGCAGGTGATACAGGTCGAAATTCAAATCAACAAAAACCTTTCGCTGGTCGGACTGCGCGATCAGTATGGAGTCGTAGGATTTGATTTCAGAATTCGCCAGCGTAAACGATAATCAACATAGGCATAGATGGAGGTACGATGGCAGGTGAGACCAATGCCGATCCGTGGCAACTCCCGCGCCTGACCATGGTTGCAACGCAACTGCGGAATCGCGGCATCCGTGATGAACGGGTGCTGGCTGCCATGGAGCGCGTGCCACGCCATCTGTTTGTCCCTGCGGACAAGCTGCGGCAAGCTTACGACGATCAGCCTGTCCCTATCGAAGCTGAGCAAACCATCTCCCAGCCCTACATTGTGGCTGCAATGCTGGAAGCGGTGCACCTGAGTCCTGAAGATATCGTTCTCGAAGTCGGTACCGGCTCGGGATATCAAACTGCACTGTTGGCCGAGTTGGTGGCGCGTGTCTACTCCGTCGAGCGCTACGCACTGCTGGCGAATTCAGCAGAACAACGGTTAAGGGATCTTGGCTACAGCAATGTTGAAATCGCGGTGGGTGACGGCACGCTCGGGCTACCGCAACACGCGCCTTATGATGTCATCGTTGTTGCTGCGGCCGCTCCCCACGTTCCGCAGCCGTTGTTGCAGCAGCTCAAAGAAGGCGGACGGCTTATTGTTCCCGTAGGTAGCCCTGAAAATCAGCAGCTCCAGCTCTTACGCAAGCAGGCAGGCGGATTGCTAACCACGTTGCTCGACGGTTGCCGTTTCGTGCCTCTTATCGGAGCAGAGGGTTACAAAACTTAACAAATTAAAGTGGCATATCTTCATCTAAATAAGTAAGTAAATGCTTACTTCAAGGAAGGTGAACTATGTTTAACCGTAAGACGAGATTTTCTATTGCGTTGCTGATTTTGGCTTTGATTCTTCCCGTGTTCGCGTTGGCCCAGCCAACCGGCGCTGCGAGCGCAGCGGACGCCAGGGACGCGAAGGTACTGCAGAATGTTGAGAAGATGCTGGCTGATCATCCCAGTTTCAAGGATGTGCATCCCTCCGTTGAGGACAGTATTGTTACGCTGCAGGGCTCGGTGGAGAGTTATTACAACAAAGTGCGGCTGCACGACAAGGTGAAAGGCGTGCACGGCGTTGAAGGGGTGCGCAACCAGGTGCAGGTCAACACTGAAGCAATTTCTGATGACAAGCTCCTGAATACGCTGGCCAGTAAGCTCCGTTACGACCGGATAGGGCGCGGCATCATGTTTAACAATCTCACGCTGCAGGTCAACGACGGGCATGTGACCCTCGGCGGAAATGTGCTGAATTACCCCGATCGCGACTCTGCAATTTCTATCGTGGAAAATGCCAGGGGCGTGACTGACGTCACCGACAACATTGAGGTGGCCCCTGTGTCTTTTTTCGACGATGAGCTTCGCATTCGCCTCGCACGCGCGATTTATGGCAGCCCGGTGCTGCAAAG
This genomic interval carries:
- a CDS encoding protein-L-isoaspartate(D-aspartate) O-methyltransferase, whose product is MAGETNADPWQLPRLTMVATQLRNRGIRDERVLAAMERVPRHLFVPADKLRQAYDDQPVPIEAEQTISQPYIVAAMLEAVHLSPEDIVLEVGTGSGYQTALLAELVARVYSVERYALLANSAEQRLRDLGYSNVEIAVGDGTLGLPQHAPYDVIVVAAAAPHVPQPLLQQLKEGGRLIVPVGSPENQQLQLLRKQAGGLLTTLLDGCRFVPLIGAEGYKT
- a CDS encoding BON domain-containing protein codes for the protein MFNRKTRFSIALLILALILPVFALAQPTGAASAADARDAKVLQNVEKMLADHPSFKDVHPSVEDSIVTLQGSVESYYNKVRLHDKVKGVHGVEGVRNQVQVNTEAISDDKLLNTLASKLRYDRIGRGIMFNNLTLQVNDGHVTLGGNVLNYPDRDSAISIVENARGVTDVTDNIEVAPVSFFDDELRIRLARAIYGSPVLQRYALDPQAPIRIVVEQGHVTLYGAVDNKLDRQVAYMQARSVPGAFSVDNKIAIPGDRTNMDQAR